The following proteins come from a genomic window of Paenibacillus sp.:
- the carB gene encoding carbamoyl-phosphate synthase large subunit, translated as MPKNEKLKKILVIGSGPIVIGQAAEFDYAGTQACQALKEEGYEVILINSNPATIMTDTNMADRVYIEPITLEFVSSIIRKERPDGLLPTLGGQTGLNMAVELAKAGILEKEGVKLLGTQLTAIEKAEDRDLFRDLMRELEQPVPESVIVTTVPQALDFANEIGYPIIVRPAYTLGGTGGGICHTEEELVEIVSSGLRYSPIGQCLVEKSIAGMKEVEYEVMRDANDNCIVVCNMENFDPVGVHTGDSIVVAPSQTLSDREYQMLRTASLKIIRALNIEGGCNVQFALDPHSYQYYVIEVNPRVSRSSALASKATGYPIAKMAAKIAVGYTLDELVNPVTGQTYACFEPTLDYIVSKIPRWPFDKFIHANRKLGTQMKATGEVMAIGRTFEESIHKAVRSLEIGVHRLHLKDAATLDDETLKSRLIRPDDERLFLIAEGLRRGWDLLDLQELTKVDWWFLRGIQSIVAFENKLRVEELTPELLKAAKRKGFTDRAIAELRKEGGHTELTVESDIRTLRLSQGLKPVYKMVDTCAAEFEASTPYYYSTYETENEVVESNKPKVVVLGSGPIRIGQGIEFDYSTVHAVWAIQDAGYEAVIINNNPETVSTDFNTSDRLYFEPLFFEDVMNVIEQEKPVGVIVQFGGQTAINLAGPLARAGVRILGSDLESIDSAEDRKKFEALLRSLDIAQPPGSTVTSVDEAAGTAEKLGYPVLVRPSYVLGGRAMEIVYSEEELLRYMEEAVKVNPEHPVLIDRYMLGKEVEVDAICDGETVLVPGIMEHIERAGVHSGDSIAVYPPQTLSAEMKAQIVEMTTSIAKALKVVGLVNIQFVIYKGKIYIIEVNPRSSRTVPFLSKVTGVPMANVATKVILGAKLKDLGFNNGLWAEDDHVSVKVPVFSFAKLRRVDTTLGPEMKSTGEVMGRDLNFSKALYKGLIGSGMKIPLSGNIIATIADKDKDDAVDVFRGFVELGYRVYATGGTAQTLMDAGMPVDHVHKLSEGSPNILDMIRTGEAQFVVNTLTKGKTPERDGFRIRREAVENGVVCMTSLDTVRALLGMLQAIHFSTGHMPGFVSSGSFSKNKTPLEVR; from the coding sequence ATGCCAAAAAACGAGAAGCTTAAGAAGATATTGGTTATCGGCTCCGGCCCGATCGTCATCGGACAGGCGGCGGAGTTCGACTATGCAGGCACGCAGGCGTGCCAGGCGCTGAAAGAAGAAGGTTACGAAGTTATCCTGATTAATAGCAACCCGGCGACGATTATGACCGATACGAACATGGCCGACCGGGTATACATCGAACCGATCACGCTGGAGTTCGTGTCGAGCATCATTCGCAAAGAGCGCCCGGACGGGTTGCTGCCGACGCTCGGCGGACAGACGGGCCTTAACATGGCGGTCGAGCTGGCGAAAGCCGGCATTCTGGAGAAGGAAGGCGTCAAGCTGCTCGGCACGCAGCTGACGGCGATCGAGAAAGCGGAAGACCGCGATCTGTTCCGCGATTTGATGCGCGAGCTGGAGCAGCCGGTGCCGGAGAGCGTCATCGTCACGACGGTGCCGCAGGCGCTCGACTTCGCGAACGAAATCGGCTACCCGATCATCGTCCGCCCGGCGTACACGCTCGGCGGCACGGGCGGCGGCATTTGCCACACGGAAGAAGAGCTCGTCGAAATTGTGTCCTCGGGTCTGCGCTATTCGCCGATCGGGCAATGTCTCGTCGAGAAGAGCATCGCCGGCATGAAGGAAGTCGAGTACGAAGTTATGCGCGACGCGAACGACAACTGCATCGTCGTCTGCAACATGGAAAACTTCGACCCGGTCGGCGTGCATACGGGCGACAGCATCGTCGTGGCGCCGAGCCAAACGCTGTCTGACCGCGAGTACCAAATGCTGCGGACGGCATCGCTCAAAATCATTCGCGCGCTCAACATCGAAGGCGGCTGCAACGTGCAATTCGCGCTCGACCCGCATTCGTACCAATATTACGTTATCGAAGTGAACCCGCGCGTCAGCCGTTCCTCGGCGCTCGCGTCGAAGGCGACGGGCTACCCGATCGCGAAGATGGCCGCGAAAATCGCCGTCGGCTATACGCTTGACGAGCTCGTCAACCCGGTCACGGGCCAGACGTACGCTTGCTTCGAGCCGACGCTCGACTACATCGTGTCCAAAATTCCGCGCTGGCCGTTCGATAAGTTCATCCACGCGAACCGGAAGCTCGGCACGCAGATGAAGGCGACCGGCGAAGTCATGGCGATCGGCCGCACGTTCGAGGAATCGATCCATAAAGCGGTTCGCTCGCTCGAGATCGGCGTGCATCGCCTGCACCTGAAGGACGCCGCGACGCTCGACGACGAAACGCTGAAAAGCCGCCTCATTCGCCCGGACGACGAGCGCCTGTTCTTGATCGCGGAAGGATTGCGCCGCGGATGGGACTTGCTCGATCTGCAGGAGCTGACGAAGGTCGACTGGTGGTTCTTGCGCGGCATTCAATCGATCGTCGCGTTCGAGAACAAGCTGCGCGTCGAGGAATTGACGCCGGAGCTGCTCAAAGCCGCGAAGCGCAAAGGGTTCACCGACCGCGCGATCGCCGAGCTGCGCAAAGAAGGCGGCCATACGGAGCTGACGGTCGAATCCGACATCCGCACGCTGCGTTTGTCGCAAGGGCTCAAGCCGGTTTATAAAATGGTCGACACGTGCGCGGCCGAGTTCGAAGCGTCCACGCCGTACTACTACTCGACGTACGAAACCGAGAACGAAGTCGTCGAATCGAACAAGCCGAAGGTCGTCGTGCTCGGCTCCGGTCCGATTCGGATCGGCCAAGGCATCGAGTTCGACTACTCGACCGTGCATGCGGTTTGGGCGATCCAAGACGCAGGCTACGAAGCGGTCATCATCAACAACAACCCGGAGACGGTGTCGACGGACTTCAATACGTCCGACCGCCTGTACTTCGAGCCGCTCTTCTTTGAAGACGTGATGAACGTCATCGAGCAGGAGAAGCCGGTCGGCGTTATCGTCCAGTTCGGCGGCCAAACGGCGATCAACCTCGCCGGTCCGCTCGCTCGCGCCGGCGTACGCATCCTCGGCTCCGACCTCGAGTCGATCGACTCGGCGGAAGATCGGAAGAAATTCGAAGCGCTGCTCCGCTCGCTCGACATCGCGCAGCCTCCGGGCAGCACGGTGACGTCCGTGGACGAAGCGGCCGGCACGGCGGAGAAGCTCGGTTATCCGGTGCTCGTGCGCCCGTCGTACGTCCTCGGCGGACGCGCGATGGAGATCGTCTACTCGGAAGAAGAGCTGCTCCGTTATATGGAAGAAGCGGTGAAGGTCAATCCGGAGCACCCGGTTCTGATCGACCGCTACATGCTCGGCAAAGAAGTCGAAGTCGACGCGATCTGCGACGGCGAGACGGTGCTCGTCCCGGGCATCATGGAGCATATCGAGCGCGCGGGCGTTCACTCCGGCGACTCGATCGCAGTGTACCCGCCGCAGACGCTGTCCGCGGAAATGAAGGCGCAAATCGTCGAGATGACGACGTCGATCGCGAAGGCGCTCAAGGTTGTCGGTCTCGTGAACATTCAGTTCGTTATCTATAAAGGAAAAATCTATATTATCGAAGTGAACCCGCGTTCGTCCCGTACGGTTCCGTTCCTTAGCAAAGTGACGGGCGTGCCGATGGCGAACGTAGCGACGAAGGTCATCCTCGGCGCGAAACTGAAGGACCTCGGCTTCAACAACGGCCTGTGGGCCGAAGACGACCATGTGTCGGTCAAGGTGCCGGTATTCTCGTTCGCGAAGCTGCGCCGCGTCGACACGACGCTCGGACCTGAAATGAAGTCGACGGGCGAAGTCATGGGCCGCGACCTCAACTTCTCGAAGGCGTTGTACAAAGGGTTGATCGGTTCGGGCATGAAAATCCCGCTTTCCGGCAACATCATCGCGACGATCGCGGACAAAGACAAGGACGACGCGGTCGACGTATTCCGCGGCTTCGTCGAGCTCGGCTATCGCGTCTACGCGACGGGCGGCACGGCGCAAACGCTGATGGACGCCGGCATGCCGGTCGATCACGTGCACAAGCTGAGCGAAGGCAGCCCGAACATTCTCGACATGATTCGGACCGGCGAAGCGCAGTTCGTCGTCAACACGCTGACAAAAGGCAAAACGCCGGAGCGCGACGGCTTCCGCATCCGCCGCGAAGCGGTCGAGAACGGCGTCGTATGTATGACATCCCTCGATACGGTGCGCGCGCTGCTCGGCATGCTGCAGGCGATTCACTTCTCGACGGGTCATATGCCGGGCTTCGTCAGCTCGGGCAGCTTCTCGAAAAATAAAACGCCGCTCGAGGTACGCTAA
- the carA gene encoding glutamine-hydrolyzing carbamoyl-phosphate synthase small subunit: MLAKLYLEDGTLFEGTSFGGEGQQVGEVVFNTGITGYQEVLSDPSYCGQIVTMTFPLIGNYGITRDDFEAVRPFVHGFVVRRHEEVPSNWRAQYSLGDMLKEYGIVGISDIDTRMLTRKIRSHGTMKGIIATGDIRVEELRERLGASELLRDQVSRVSTKSVYNSPGKDQRIVLVDFGSKSGILRDLTRRDCDVVVVPHDTTAEQILRLRPDGILLSNGPGDPKDVPHAVETIKALLGKLPIFGICLGHQLFALACGADTEKLKFGHRGGNHPVKDLESGRCYITSQNHGYTVKEESLAGTGLVKTHINNNDGTIEGLKHESLPAFSVQYHPEASPGPFDSSYLFDDFLTMVRKFHAERPKQARQTELELLARGV; this comes from the coding sequence TTGTTGGCTAAATTGTACTTGGAAGACGGAACATTGTTCGAAGGAACGTCATTCGGCGGAGAAGGCCAGCAGGTCGGCGAGGTCGTTTTCAATACGGGGATCACGGGTTACCAGGAAGTGCTCAGCGATCCGTCTTACTGCGGACAAATCGTCACGATGACGTTCCCGCTGATCGGGAACTACGGCATTACGCGCGACGATTTCGAAGCGGTCCGTCCGTTCGTGCACGGCTTCGTCGTTCGCCGGCATGAGGAAGTGCCGAGCAACTGGCGCGCGCAGTACTCGCTCGGCGATATGCTGAAGGAGTACGGCATCGTCGGCATCAGCGACATCGACACCCGGATGCTGACGCGCAAAATCCGCAGCCACGGCACGATGAAAGGCATCATCGCCACGGGCGACATTCGCGTGGAAGAGCTGCGCGAGCGTCTCGGCGCGTCGGAACTGCTGCGCGACCAAGTGTCCCGCGTCTCCACGAAGAGCGTCTACAACTCGCCGGGCAAAGACCAGCGCATCGTGCTCGTCGACTTCGGCTCGAAGAGCGGCATCCTGCGCGACTTGACGCGCCGCGACTGCGACGTCGTCGTCGTGCCGCATGATACGACCGCTGAGCAAATTTTGCGCCTCCGTCCGGACGGCATTTTGCTCTCCAACGGTCCTGGGGATCCGAAGGACGTGCCGCACGCGGTCGAAACGATCAAAGCGCTGCTCGGCAAGCTTCCGATTTTCGGTATCTGCCTCGGCCACCAGTTGTTCGCGCTCGCTTGCGGCGCCGACACGGAGAAGCTGAAGTTCGGTCACCGCGGCGGCAACCATCCGGTCAAAGATCTCGAATCCGGCCGCTGCTACATCACTTCGCAAAACCACGGCTACACCGTGAAAGAGGAATCGCTCGCGGGCACGGGTCTCGTGAAGACGCACATCAACAACAACGACGGCACGATCGAAGGCTTGAAACACGAAAGTCTGCCGGCGTTTTCGGTACAGTACCATCCGGAAGCATCGCCGGGTCCGTTCGATTCGAGCTACTTGTTCGACGACTTCCTGACGATGGTACGGAAATTTCACGCGGAGCGCCCGAAGCAGGCGCGCCAAACCGAGCTCGAGTTGCTCGCACGGGGGGTATGA
- a CDS encoding dihydroorotase, with amino-acid sequence MGIWIVNGRTAEGKDVAILSEGGAIVRIVDGAAPEEGTNGHETVDAGGRLVSAGLIDMHVHFREPGFEYKEDIETGSKSAAKGGFTTVAAMPNTRPVLDKAETVRKVVDRAQSVGMTRVLPYGCITVGELGRELTDFEALREAGAIGFTDDGVGVQSAGMMKEAMKRAAALGMPIIAHCEDDSVLPGGAAFTDGAFAKRHGLPGIPNESEAIHVGRDILLAEATGVHYHVCHVSTEQSARLIKLGKQVGVKVTAEVCPHHLLLSDEDIPDSMDANWKMNPPLRSPRDVEAMIAAVEDGTIDIFVTDHAPHSEEEKARGIERAPFGIVGLETCFPLLYTKFVATGRWSLPFVLERLTSKPAELFGLPTGRLEVGAPADITIIDLEEERAVDPSTFASKGKNTPFTGWKLKGWPKLTMLGGNIVWSELAEKGSGEIVG; translated from the coding sequence ATGGGAATTTGGATCGTTAACGGTCGAACGGCCGAAGGGAAAGACGTGGCGATATTGTCGGAGGGCGGCGCGATCGTCCGCATCGTCGACGGGGCGGCGCCGGAGGAAGGCACGAACGGCCACGAGACGGTCGACGCGGGCGGCAGACTCGTATCCGCAGGACTTATCGATATGCACGTACATTTTCGCGAACCGGGTTTCGAATATAAGGAAGACATCGAGACGGGATCGAAGTCGGCGGCGAAAGGCGGCTTCACGACGGTCGCCGCGATGCCGAACACGCGCCCGGTGCTCGACAAAGCGGAGACGGTGCGCAAAGTTGTCGATCGCGCGCAAAGCGTCGGCATGACGCGCGTGCTGCCGTACGGCTGCATCACGGTCGGCGAGCTCGGCCGCGAGCTGACGGATTTCGAGGCGCTCCGCGAGGCGGGCGCGATCGGCTTTACCGACGACGGCGTCGGCGTGCAGAGCGCCGGCATGATGAAGGAAGCGATGAAGCGCGCGGCGGCGCTCGGCATGCCGATCATCGCGCATTGCGAGGACGACTCGGTGCTGCCGGGCGGGGCGGCGTTCACGGACGGCGCGTTCGCGAAGCGGCACGGTCTTCCGGGCATTCCGAACGAATCGGAAGCGATCCATGTCGGCCGCGACATTTTGCTCGCGGAAGCGACGGGCGTTCACTACCACGTATGCCACGTTTCGACGGAGCAATCGGCGCGGCTCATCAAGCTCGGCAAGCAGGTCGGCGTCAAGGTGACCGCCGAGGTGTGCCCGCACCATTTGCTGCTTAGCGACGAAGACATTCCGGATTCGATGGACGCCAACTGGAAAATGAATCCGCCGCTCCGTTCGCCGCGGGACGTCGAAGCGATGATCGCGGCGGTGGAGGACGGAACGATCGACATTTTCGTCACCGACCACGCGCCGCACAGCGAAGAAGAGAAGGCCCGCGGCATCGAGCGGGCGCCGTTCGGCATCGTCGGTCTCGAAACGTGTTTCCCGCTGCTGTACACGAAGTTCGTCGCGACGGGACGATGGTCGCTGCCGTTCGTGCTCGAGCGGCTTACGTCGAAGCCTGCGGAGCTGTTCGGTCTCCCGACGGGACGCCTCGAAGTCGGCGCGCCGGCGGATATCACGATCATCGATCTCGAAGAAGAGCGCGCGGTCGATCCGTCCACGTTCGCGAGCAAAGGGAAAAACACCCCGTTTACGGGTTGGAAATTGAAAGGTTGGCCGAAGCTCACAATGCTTGGCGGCAACATAGTATGGTCAGAGCTAGCTGAAAAGGGGAGTGGCGAAATTGTTGGCTAA
- a CDS encoding aspartate carbamoyltransferase catalytic subunit, producing MNILQTATKPNHFIGLRGLPKSELEALLDRAAYWEAQTAPVSSLLSGRFVANMFFENSTRTRFSFEVAEKRLGAEVLNFAAAASSVQKGESIYDTVKTLESMGIHGGVVRIKAVGVMQELAERIRVPLINAGDGNNEHPTQAMLDLYTMRKHFGAIAGLTVSIVGDIRHSRVARSNLWALREMGASVKLCAPDNMKAPELEAYAPYVTIEEALRSDVVMMLRVQLERHEDGLFRSAEDYRAAYGLTEERASRMASHAIIMHPAPVNRNVEIDDALVECERSKIFEQMANGVPIRMAVLERALA from the coding sequence ATGAACATACTGCAGACGGCGACGAAGCCGAACCATTTCATCGGTCTCCGCGGACTGCCGAAGAGCGAGCTCGAAGCGCTGCTCGATCGAGCGGCTTACTGGGAGGCGCAAACGGCGCCGGTATCCAGCCTGCTGAGCGGGCGTTTCGTAGCCAACATGTTTTTCGAAAACAGCACGAGGACGCGCTTTTCCTTCGAAGTGGCGGAGAAACGGCTCGGCGCCGAGGTGCTCAACTTCGCGGCGGCGGCGTCGAGCGTCCAGAAGGGCGAGTCGATCTACGATACCGTGAAGACGCTCGAGTCGATGGGCATCCACGGCGGCGTCGTGCGCATCAAGGCAGTCGGCGTCATGCAGGAGCTCGCCGAGCGCATCCGGGTGCCGCTCATCAACGCCGGCGACGGCAACAACGAGCATCCAACGCAGGCAATGCTCGACCTGTACACGATGCGCAAGCATTTCGGCGCTATCGCGGGCCTCACGGTGTCGATTGTCGGCGACATCCGGCACTCCCGCGTCGCGCGTTCGAATCTGTGGGCGCTGCGGGAGATGGGAGCAAGCGTCAAACTGTGCGCGCCGGACAACATGAAGGCGCCGGAGCTTGAAGCGTACGCGCCTTACGTGACGATCGAAGAAGCGCTTCGCTCGGACGTCGTCATGATGCTCCGCGTGCAGCTCGAACGCCACGAAGACGGCTTGTTCCGTTCCGCGGAGGATTATCGCGCCGCGTACGGCCTGACCGAGGAGCGCGCTTCCCGCATGGCGTCTCATGCGATCATCATGCACCCGGCGCCGGTCAACCGGAACGTCGAAATCGACGACGCGCTGGTGGAATGCGAACGCTCGAAAATTTTCGAGCAGATGGCGAACGGCGTGCCGATCCGCATGGCGGTGTTGGAAAGAGCATTAGCGTAA
- the pyrR gene encoding bifunctional pyr operon transcriptional regulator/uracil phosphoribosyltransferase PyrR has protein sequence MAETKTLLMDETAIRRALTRIAHEILEKNKGVDNCTFIGIRTRGIYLARRISERIAEIEGPRVPVGDIDITNYRDDVGTASKGAAGPQIDPELIVGRKIVLFDDVLYTGRTVRAAMDALMDGGRPQMIQLAVLVDRGHRELPIRPDYVGKNVPTSKLESIHVSLLEVDGKDEVTLTGKRRGDV, from the coding sequence ATGGCGGAGACGAAAACGCTGCTGATGGACGAAACGGCGATTCGGCGGGCGCTTACCCGCATCGCGCACGAGATCTTGGAAAAAAATAAGGGCGTTGACAATTGTACGTTTATCGGAATTCGCACGCGAGGCATCTACTTGGCCCGCCGCATTTCCGAGCGGATCGCCGAAATCGAAGGTCCGCGCGTGCCGGTCGGCGACATCGATATTACGAACTACCGCGACGACGTCGGCACCGCTTCGAAAGGGGCGGCCGGGCCGCAAATCGACCCGGAGCTTATCGTCGGACGCAAAATCGTCTTGTTCGACGACGTGCTGTATACAGGACGCACGGTTCGCGCGGCGATGGACGCCTTGATGGACGGGGGACGGCCCCAAATGATCCAACTCGCGGTGCTCGTCGACCGCGGCCATCGGGAGCTGCCGATTCGACCTGACTACGTAGGCAAGAACGTACCCACCTCTAAGCTGGAATCGATTCACGTCAGCTTGCTTGAAGTGGACGGCAAAGACGAAGTAACGCTGACCGGCAAAAGGAGGGGAGACGTATGA
- a CDS encoding aminotransferase A — MLEHLVRGDIRDIAISGIRQMANRVAQYKDVLSLTIGQPDFPTPQHIVDAASRAANAGKTVYTPNAGLPELRDAAAAFVRTKYGLDYRGADETLVTVGASQAIDMALRTILEPGVEVVLPGPVYPGYEPLIRMCGAVPVYVDVTGSGFKLTAELLEPALTDKTRCVILASPSNPTGAALSPEELSALAELLSRRDLFVISDEIYSELVYDRPHASIAAFPGMRDRTIVVNGLSKSHSMTGWRIGFTFAPAYLTQHMVKVLQYNVTCAASVSQYAALEALTAGIDDALPMREAYIARRDYAYERLAAIGFDVAKPEGAFYIFPSIRRFGLDSTTFAYRLLDEQRVAVVPGSAFTALGEGYIRLSYACSMETLGAALDRLEAFVNSLR; from the coding sequence ATGTTAGAGCATTTAGTACGCGGCGACATTCGGGACATCGCGATTTCCGGCATTCGCCAAATGGCGAACCGGGTCGCCCAGTATAAAGACGTTCTGTCGCTGACGATCGGACAGCCCGATTTCCCGACGCCGCAGCATATCGTGGACGCGGCGTCGCGCGCCGCGAACGCGGGCAAAACCGTATACACCCCGAACGCGGGCCTGCCGGAGCTGCGAGACGCCGCGGCGGCGTTCGTTCGGACGAAGTACGGTCTCGACTACCGCGGGGCGGACGAGACGCTCGTCACCGTCGGAGCGAGCCAGGCGATTGATATGGCGCTGCGCACCATTCTCGAGCCCGGCGTCGAGGTCGTGCTGCCCGGCCCCGTATACCCGGGCTACGAGCCGCTCATCCGGATGTGCGGCGCCGTCCCCGTGTACGTCGACGTGACCGGGAGCGGCTTCAAGCTGACCGCCGAGCTGCTCGAGCCGGCGCTGACCGACAAGACGCGCTGCGTCATTCTGGCGTCGCCGTCGAACCCGACAGGCGCGGCGCTGTCGCCCGAGGAGCTGTCGGCGCTCGCCGAGCTGCTCTCGCGCCGGGATCTATTCGTCATCTCCGACGAAATCTACAGCGAGCTCGTATACGATCGTCCGCACGCGTCCATCGCCGCCTTCCCCGGCATGCGGGATCGCACGATCGTCGTCAACGGGCTGTCGAAGTCGCATTCGATGACGGGGTGGCGCATCGGCTTTACGTTCGCGCCGGCGTACCTCACCCAGCACATGGTCAAAGTGCTGCAATACAACGTCACCTGCGCGGCGTCGGTGAGCCAATACGCGGCGCTCGAGGCGCTGACGGCGGGCATCGACGACGCGCTCCCGATGCGCGAGGCGTACATCGCCCGCCGCGATTACGCGTACGAGCGGCTCGCCGCGATCGGCTTCGACGTCGCGAAGCCGGAGGGCGCGTTTTACATCTTCCCGTCGATCCGCCGGTTCGGCCTCGATTCGACGACGTTCGCCTATCGGCTGCTCGACGAACAGCGCGTCGCCGTCGTGCCCGGCAGCGCCTTTACCGCGCTCGGCGAAGGCTACATCCGCCTATCGTACGCCTGCTCGATGGAAACGCTCGGCGCCGCGCTCGACCGCCTCGAAGCTTTCGTAAATTCTTTGCGGTAA